GGAGCATTTATGATCGCAACGGCGATCCCCTGGCGGTGAGCCTGGCTGCCGAGTCGCTCTATGCCGATCCCAAGCTGGTCAAGAATCCGCAGGAGACGGCTACCAAGCTGGCCAAGCTGTTGGACAGTAACGAATCGGAACTGGTTCGACTGCTGTCGGAAAAGAAACGTTTTGTCTGGTTGCAGCGCAAATTGGATCCGCAGCTGGCCAAGCAGGTCCGGGAGCTGAAACTGGCCGGACTGCATTTTGTTCCGGAGCGCAAGCGTTATTACCCGCAGGCGAGTACTGCAGCGCACGTTCTTGGTTTTACCGGGCTGGATCCGAAAGGGCTTGAGGGGATCGAGCTTGAATACGATGGCGTGCTGCAGGGGGAGCCGGGCATGCTGGTCTCCTCCCGCGATGCCCGTGGTCGCGGCCTGGCTTCGGAAGGGCAGCTGGTGCAGGGCGGGAAGCCCGGCAATAACCTGTTTCTGACCCTCGACCGTTCCCTGCAGTTTGTGGCCGAAAAGGAGTTGGACCGGGCGGTGCGCGAATCCGGAGCGATCGGCGGAACCGTGATTATGCTCGAGCCGGCCAGCGGCAGGATTCTGGCCCTGGCGAGCCAGCCTGACTACAACCCCAATATGCCGGGGAAGTATCGCCCTGCAGCCCGGCGTAATCGGGCTGTTTGCGATGTTTTCGAGCCCGGCTCCGCGTTTAAGCCGATTATCCTGGCCAGCGCTCTGGAAGAGGGGGTGATTCATCCCGGGCAGCAGATTTATTGTGAAAAAGGGCGTTATTCGGTCGGCGGGAAAATTATCCGTGACCACAACAAAAGGTATACCAACCTGACCATTGAAAAAATTCTCAAGGTCAGCAGCAATATCGGCTTTGCCAAAATCGGCAAGGCCCTGGAACGGGAGCGGGCCTATTCTTATATCCGTGATTTCGGTTTCGGGGAACCAACCGGCGTCGATCTGCCCGGCGAGGTTAGCGGCCTGTTGAAAAAGCCGTCACGCTGGTTCGAAATCGACCTGGCGGCGATTTCTTTCGGTCAGGCGATCAGCGTCACTCCGATTCAGCTGGCGGCGGCCACCGCGGCGATTGCCAACGGTGGCCTGTTGATGAAGCCGTATCTAGTGGAAAAGATTACCGATGCCGATGGCCAGGTGATCCGCCAGCAGCTGCCGGAAGTGCGGCGGCGGGTGATTTCGGAAGAGACCGCCCGTGAAGTGCGCAGGATGATGGTGAGCGTGACCGAGCCCGGCGGGACCGGGACCAGGGCGGCGATTCCCGGCTACGAAGTCGCCGGCAAAACCGGCACGGCCCAAAAGGTCGACCCGGTTGCCGGTGGCTATTCCATCGATAAGAGCGTCTCTTCCTTTATCGGCTTTGTCCCGGCGGATAATCCGGCGATTGTCATGCTGGTCTCGGTCGACGAGCCGAAAGGGACCGATTACGGTGGCGTCATTGCCGCCCCGGTATTTGCGCATATCGCCAGCCAGGCTTTGAACCACCTCAATGTCTTGCCGAAGGGGTCGGTAGAGAATCTGGCTCAGGGCGAGCAGGATGTGGAGCCGCTGCCCGATCTTGCGCCGCTGCTGCCGGATGTCGCCGATAATGACGGACTACGGATGCCGAACTTTTACGGCATGAGCTATCGGCAGGTTCTGCGAACCATGGCCGAACTGAAACTGAATTTGAAATTATCCGGGAGCGGGCAGGCCGTCAATCAGTTCCCCGCACCCGGTAAAACCATCCCGTACGGGAAAGAAGCCTGGGTCAAGTTTGGGGCCTGAGCCAGAGAACCATCGACAAGGACAGCATATGACTTTGGAAAAATTACTGAGCGCTGTTCAACCATCGGCTGTTAACGGCCCAATGGACCAGTCTGTCTCCGGCCTGGCCTATGATTCCCGTCGGGTGGAGCCGGGATACCTGTTTTTTGCCCTGCCCGGTGTCAAAGTCGACGGTTTCGAGTTTATCCCCCAGGCGCTACAAAACGGAGCGACGGTCATTATCGCTGAACGCGAATGGCCGGATCTGCCCGCCGGGTGCTGCGCGGTGACGGTTACCGATGCGCGCCTGGCCATGGCCAAAATGAGTGCGGTTTTCTATGCCCAGCCGAGTTGCGGGGTGCCGGTCATCGGTGTCACCGGGACCAATGGAAAAACCACCATTACCTATCTTCTGGAAGCGATTCTTAAACAGGGTGGCTACCGGCCGGCGGTTTTCGGAACCATTGACTATCGTTATGCCGAGCAGCGCCACAGCTCGTCACATACCACGCCCGAGTCCCTTGAGCTGATTCGCATGATGAGGGAATTTCGCGATTTGGGAGCCGATGCCTTTATTCTCGAGGCCTCCTCTCATGCCCTGGAACAGCATCGGGTCGATGGTATTGAATTCGATGCGGCGGTTTTTACTAATCTGACCGCCGAACATCTCGACTACCATCATAATCTGGAAAATTATTTCGCCAGTAAAAAACGGCTCTTTACCGAATTGCTGGGCAGTGGCAAGGCGCTTATCAACGCTGACGATTCCTTTGGCGCGCGGCTGTTACAAGAAGATTGTTCCCGTTTCGCTTACGGCCGACAGGCCGATGCAGACTTGCACCCGCTGGACATCACCGTGGACCGCAATGGGATTCACGGAGTGTTTGCCGGCCGGCATGGCCAAGTGGCGGTGAACAGTGCCCTGATCGGCGATTTTAACGTCAGCAATCTGCTTGCCGCAGTGGCAGCCGCACAGGAGCTGGGGATCCCCAATCCGGTGATTGAGCGCGGAATTGAAGCGATGTCCCAGGTTCCCGGCCGGGTCGAAGTTGTGGCTAACGACAAAGGGGTGCTGGCGCTGGTGGATTACGCCCATACCGGCGATGCTCTGGAGCAGGTCCTCAAGACCCTGCAGACCTTGGAGCATAAGCGGCTGATTACTGTGGTCGGCTGTGGTGGTGATCGCGACCCGTCCAAACGCCCGGTCATGGCGCAGGCTGCGGTTGGTTATTCCGATGTCGCGATCTTTACCTCGGACAATCCCCGGACCGAAGATCCGCTGAAAATTCTCGAACAAATCAAAGCGGGAGCGGTTGCCGCCGGCAGTGTCGAGTTGTCGCGGGACGAAGCAATGGCGGGAACGCGCGGTTTTGTGATGATCCCGGAGCGGCGCCCTGCGATTGAATTTGCCTGTCGGCTTGCTGCCGCCGGGGACCTGCTGCTGGTTGCCGGCAAGGGGCATGAGGATTATCAGATCCTTGGTACCACCAAGATCCATTTTGATGACCGTGAAGAGCTGAAGCGGGCTTTCGACGTCCCTGAACAGCCCGAGTCTGGAGGAGCCTGAGATGTTCGATCTCGAGCGGATAGCCCGGATCACCGGAGGGGTGTGGTCAGGAAAGAAGGGTCCCTGCAGTTTGAGCGGGGTCTCCACAGATAGCCGCAATATGGTTCCCGGAGCGCTGTTCGTGCCGTTACGGGGAGAGCACTTTGACGGACATGATTACCTGAGCCAGGCGGTCAAAAACGGCGCGGCGGCCTGTTTGAGCGAAGAAGTGGTCGAAGGGCTCAGCGTCCCCGTGGTGCGGGTTGCGAATACCCTCACCGCGCTTGGCGATATTGCCGCGGCTTGGCGCCTGCAGTTGCGTGGCCCGTTGGTGGCGGTGACCGGTTCGGCTGGCAAAACCACCACCAAGGAAATGCTTGCGAGCATTATGGGGCGGCTCGGCCCGGGGTTGAAGACCGCAGGCAACTTCAACAACCTGATCGGCCTGCCGCTGACCCTGTTACGGTTGACCGAGCAGGATCAGTGGGCGGTAATCGAAATGGGCACCAGTGCGCTGGGGGAAATCGAACGGTTGACCGCGATTGCCCAGCCCTCCATGGGGATCATTACCAATATCGGCCCGGCGCATCTGGAAACCCTACACGGACTGGACGGTGTTTCCCGCGCCAAGGGCGAATTGTTTGCCGGGCTGCAGGGCGGAACCGCCATCATTAATCTGGACGATTCCCGGGTGGCCGGGTTACCGGTGGCCAATGGCGTGAAAAAACTGACCTACGGACTGTCTGCGGCGGCTGATGTGCGAGCTGCAGATATTACGGTGGATGCGGCCGCGGTCAGTTTTGAGCTGCAGTTCAAAGGTCAGCGGCAGCTGATTCATCTGCCCGTCCCGGGGCGGCATAACGTTCATAATGCCCTGGCGGCTGCTGCGGCGGCTATTGAATTGTCGGTGTCCCTGCCTGAAATTGCCGCCGGGCTGGCTGCTTTTGTTCCGGTGCAGGGGCGGATGAATCTTGCTGCGCTGCCCTGCGGCGGACTGTTGCTGGATGACAGTTATAATTCCAACCCGATGTCGGCTCAGGCGGCCCTGGAGGCGCTGAGCGAATTGAAGGGGCAGGGTCGACGGGTGGCGGTGTTGGGCGATATGCTGGAATTAGGGGATATTTCAGAACAGATGCATGAACAGCTTGGTGGCAGCGCGGCACGGACCGCCGAACTGCTGCTCGCGGTCGGACGTTACGCTCCTGCCTTGGCGCGGGGGGCCAGTCAGGCCGGCATGGCAAAAGATCGTATCATTGTGCTGGCCGATGCGGCAGCAGCCATCAACTATATCAATGAGCAGCGGCGACCGGGAGACCGAATTCTGGTCAAGGGGTCACGGGGAGTCCAGTTGGATCGCGTCAGTGCAGCATTGAAAAATACGGCAGAGCAATCCGCCGCTGAGCAGAAAGGAAGCTGACAGGTGCTATATCACCTTCTCTATCCTCTTCATACCGAATATTCGGTGCTGTATGTGTTTCGCTACATCACCTTCCGGACGATCTATGCAACGATTACGGCGCTGCTGATCTCGTTCATGATCGGTCCCTGGTTGATCTCCACTCTGCAGCGCCTGCAGATCGGCCAGTCGATCCGCAAAGTGGGACCGGAATCGCACTTTGTCAAAGAGGGAACCCCAACTATGGGTGGTTCGCTGATTCTGCTGGCGATCATTCTGCCGACCCTGCTCTGGGCCGATCTGTCCAATCTCTACATCTGGGTAACCCTGTTGGTCACGGCTGGTTACGGAGCCGTCGGTTTCATCG
The Pelobacter seleniigenes DSM 18267 DNA segment above includes these coding regions:
- a CDS encoding penicillin-binding protein; translated protein: MALTESGIQLRIRIFGVAFILAFLVIAGRACFLQIVHAPELQERAEQQRQQVVKLAPERGSIYDRNGDPLAVSLAAESLYADPKLVKNPQETATKLAKLLDSNESELVRLLSEKKRFVWLQRKLDPQLAKQVRELKLAGLHFVPERKRYYPQASTAAHVLGFTGLDPKGLEGIELEYDGVLQGEPGMLVSSRDARGRGLASEGQLVQGGKPGNNLFLTLDRSLQFVAEKELDRAVRESGAIGGTVIMLEPASGRILALASQPDYNPNMPGKYRPAARRNRAVCDVFEPGSAFKPIILASALEEGVIHPGQQIYCEKGRYSVGGKIIRDHNKRYTNLTIEKILKVSSNIGFAKIGKALERERAYSYIRDFGFGEPTGVDLPGEVSGLLKKPSRWFEIDLAAISFGQAISVTPIQLAAATAAIANGGLLMKPYLVEKITDADGQVIRQQLPEVRRRVISEETAREVRRMMVSVTEPGGTGTRAAIPGYEVAGKTGTAQKVDPVAGGYSIDKSVSSFIGFVPADNPAIVMLVSVDEPKGTDYGGVIAAPVFAHIASQALNHLNVLPKGSVENLAQGEQDVEPLPDLAPLLPDVADNDGLRMPNFYGMSYRQVLRTMAELKLNLKLSGSGQAVNQFPAPGKTIPYGKEAWVKFGA
- a CDS encoding UDP-N-acetylmuramoyl-tripeptide--D-alanyl-D-alanine ligase — encoded protein: MFDLERIARITGGVWSGKKGPCSLSGVSTDSRNMVPGALFVPLRGEHFDGHDYLSQAVKNGAAACLSEEVVEGLSVPVVRVANTLTALGDIAAAWRLQLRGPLVAVTGSAGKTTTKEMLASIMGRLGPGLKTAGNFNNLIGLPLTLLRLTEQDQWAVIEMGTSALGEIERLTAIAQPSMGIITNIGPAHLETLHGLDGVSRAKGELFAGLQGGTAIINLDDSRVAGLPVANGVKKLTYGLSAAADVRAADITVDAAAVSFELQFKGQRQLIHLPVPGRHNVHNALAAAAAAIELSVSLPEIAAGLAAFVPVQGRMNLAALPCGGLLLDDSYNSNPMSAQAALEALSELKGQGRRVAVLGDMLELGDISEQMHEQLGGSAARTAELLLAVGRYAPALARGASQAGMAKDRIIVLADAAAAINYINEQRRPGDRILVKGSRGVQLDRVSAALKNTAEQSAAEQKGS
- a CDS encoding UDP-N-acetylmuramoyl-L-alanyl-D-glutamate--2,6-diaminopimelate ligase; translated protein: MTLEKLLSAVQPSAVNGPMDQSVSGLAYDSRRVEPGYLFFALPGVKVDGFEFIPQALQNGATVIIAEREWPDLPAGCCAVTVTDARLAMAKMSAVFYAQPSCGVPVIGVTGTNGKTTITYLLEAILKQGGYRPAVFGTIDYRYAEQRHSSSHTTPESLELIRMMREFRDLGADAFILEASSHALEQHRVDGIEFDAAVFTNLTAEHLDYHHNLENYFASKKRLFTELLGSGKALINADDSFGARLLQEDCSRFAYGRQADADLHPLDITVDRNGIHGVFAGRHGQVAVNSALIGDFNVSNLLAAVAAAQELGIPNPVIERGIEAMSQVPGRVEVVANDKGVLALVDYAHTGDALEQVLKTLQTLEHKRLITVVGCGGDRDPSKRPVMAQAAVGYSDVAIFTSDNPRTEDPLKILEQIKAGAVAAGSVELSRDEAMAGTRGFVMIPERRPAIEFACRLAAAGDLLLVAGKGHEDYQILGTTKIHFDDREELKRAFDVPEQPESGGA